The DNA sequence CAGTCTATTGAAGAGCAAGGGAAAATAAAACTCCTCTAAGGACTCGGAAGAAGTCCTTAGAGGAGTTTTAATTATCTATTAGCTTATGTTAATCGCTTTAGGAGTATTGTCCTAGGAGGAAGATCGTTGGACGTTTGTGTAGGTTGGGCAGGTTCTTGGCCCACTGACTGAGCGTCTTGGTCTGTATGAGGCAGTCAGGAGCAGTTAGGTTTGAGGCAATACAGAGTAGGGTAGAGCTTTTGCACTGCTTAATCAGCTCTTGTAGAAGTTTGTCATTACGGTAGGGCGTCTCAATGAAGATTTGAGTCTGTCCTCTTAGAGCCTTTGCCTCAAGGTCTTTTAAGGTCTTACTCCTATCACTATCCTGAATAGGTAAATAACCATTGAAGCTAAAGCCCTGACCATTGAAGCCTGAACCCATTAGAGCAAGCAGGATAGATGAAGGTCCAATTAGGGGGCAGACTTCAAATCCTTTTCTCTGAGCTATAGCTACGACATCACTACCTGGATCAGCTACTGCAGGACAACCAGCTTCACTTATGATACCGATGCTATGTCCTTCCTTCATAGGATCTAAATAACTCGTTATTAGCTTGGGGTTAGAATGCTTGTTTAGCTCTACGAAGTTCAGGCTATCAATATCTATAGTCCTGTCTACAGCCTTGAGGAATCGTCTTGCCGAACGAACATTTTCAACGATGAAGTATTTAAGCGTAAGAATTACCGCCTTATTGTATTCAGGTAGGCATTGAGAATGCTCAATATCGGCAAGGGGAACAGGTATGAGGTAGAGTTTTGCTTTTGAGTTCATATCTAACTTATTTCTTATTTCGCTACAAAGTTAAGCTATTTCTTACACAATTTCTGTGCTAATAGTACTGTTTCTTTCAGACAGGGTAGTTCTTCTTTAATCATTGGACTAAGTAATTGCTGACTGTAGGCTGTCTCTAGATGCTTAACGTCCCACCATTTACCTTCACTAGGCTTGCAGTCTATATGGAGCAAGCTTGGGCTATTAATTTCAACGACAAAGAGGTAAATCAGGTAACTAATCTCCTCTTCCTTATCTCTGTAGCAGTAGTTTATCAGCTGTCTAGGTTTAGCCCTCTTAATCCCACAGAAGCGTTGATCAATCATTTCTTGAGCAATTTGCTTTGGGGTTTGGGAAACATACTGATA is a window from the Globicephala melas unplaced genomic scaffold, mGloMel1.2 SCAFFOLD_1088, whole genome shotgun sequence genome containing:
- the LOC132595977 gene encoding ribosomal RNA small subunit methyltransferase I-like — translated: MNSKAKLYLIPVPLADIEHSQCLPEYNKAVILTLKYFIVENVRSARRFLKAVDRTIDIDSLNFVELNKHSNPKLITSYLDPMKEGHSIGIISEAGCPAVADPGSDVVAIAQRKGFEVCPLIGPSSILLALMGSGFNGQGFSFNGYLPIQDSDRSKTLKDLEAKALRGQTQIFIETPYRNDKLLQELIKQCKSSTLLCIASNLTAPDCLIQTKTLSQWAKNLPNLHKRPTIFLLGQYS